In one window of Calypte anna isolate BGI_N300 chromosome 1, bCalAnn1_v1.p, whole genome shotgun sequence DNA:
- the DRAM1 gene encoding DNA damage-regulated autophagy modulator protein 1, with the protein MHRVVQPPAMLCCLPGVAFVPALLVAWSSAAFIISYVIAVLEGHVEPLVPYISDTGTKPPESGIFGFMINISALLGVITMYIRYLLIKKQNESSHFIKPSCNIFSLSIGLMGCIGMGIVASFQELSVPSVHDIGALVAFGSGVVYITLQSIISYKSCPRWNTYFVCHIRMAISGISCIAFIPMIVFASKISMTKIDWTPDEKDYTYHFMSAICEWTVAFGFIFFFLTFIRDFQRFSLRISTEIHEDP; encoded by the exons ATGCACCGGGTAGTGCAGCCGCCGGCgatgctgtgctgcctgcccgGCGTGGCTTTCGTCCCTGCTTTGCTCGTCGCCTGGTCCTCGGCCGCCTTCATCATTTCCTATGTGATCGCCGTGCTGGAGGGGCACGTCGAGCCCCTCGTCCCCTACATCAG TGACACTGGAACTAAACCTCCAGAGAGTGGCATCTTTGGTTTTATGATTAATATTTCAGCACTTTTAG gtgtAATTACAATGTACATCAgatatttattaataaagaaGCAAAATGAGTCATCACACTTTATTAAGCCTTCAtgcaatatattttcattatctATCGGATTGATGGGCTGTATTGGAATGGGCATAGTTGCAAGTTTTCAG GAGCTGTCTGTTCCCAGTGTCCATGACATAGGAGCTTTGGTGGCATTTGGCTCAGGTGTTGTATACATTACACTTCAGTCTATAATCTCTTACAAGTCCTGTCCACGATGGAACACTTACTTTGTATGTCACATAAGGATGGCCATATCTGGAATATCATGCATTGCTTTCATTCCCA TGATTGTGTTTGCTTCAAAAATTTCCATGACAAAAATTGATTGGACTCCAGATGAAAAG GATTATACTTACCATTTTATGAGCGCAATCTGTGAATGGACAGTGGCCTTTGGTTTTATCTTCTTCTTTTTGACATTCATTAGAGATTTTCAG agatTTTCTTTAAGGATATCAACAGAAATACATGAAGACCCCTGA